Proteins encoded in a region of the Zea mays cultivar B73 chromosome 2, Zm-B73-REFERENCE-NAM-5.0, whole genome shotgun sequence genome:
- the LOC103647022 gene encoding integrator complex subunit 3, whose product MPPPFPPSTLPPRLLAGGDHHPPPTSASSPEHPFLSAHLVLPSPSPSPADFSSPHLPLALAFAFLTEPSPLPRRLLVVLHAAGARFPAFYHAFASALHSLPFPLLLPHPRTRLLLAASELARATAPGFAPLLASLLRRVPFPGDACLLDVLHEHASFIADEEPQLLATAVYAFLRLLSRNRFVSASGSVELKDCEECKGAKNLQECRAKLVSFCISMLQDHFQVCALLGRDLVRSLHELALVPEFQVLWRDLILDHAANVCRIGTPRWCTVVSITSEMETQLLFMMNNVKWGDQKRYQLWFARKHLMVPGGEERIPDIVRFICCGHHPTNEVMKSGVIARWAVVGWLLTSCSKGYVVANVKLALFYDWLFFEDGMGSVMNIEPAMLLMVNSVSQYADITNMLLEFLFLLIDNYDVQRKEAIARCVRSAFGVLVKKGVVPSLEPLTGCDKLSPLLRQKLLAFLSDTCEAAEEACGKTINEVSKGTELNKRIC is encoded by the coding sequence ATGCCGCCGCCGTTTCCGCCGTCTACCCTTCCGCCGCGTCTCCTCGCCGGCGGCGACCACCACCCGCCCCCGACCTCCGCCTCCTCCCCGGAACACCCCTTCCTCTCCGCGCATCTCGTCCTCCCCTCCCCGTCTCCGTCCCCCGCCGATTTCTCCTCGCCGCACCTACCCCTCGCTCTCGCCTTCGCCTTCCTCACCGAGCCTTCCCCGCTCCCGCGGCGTCTCCTTGTCGTCCTCCACGCCGCCGGCGCACGCTTCCCCGCCTTCTACCATGCCTTCGCGTCCGCTCTCCACTCCCTTCCCTTCCCTCTCCTCCTCCCCCACCCGCGCACCCGCCTCCTCCTCGCCGCCTCGGAGCTCGCCCGCGCGACGGCGCCGGGGTTCGCGCCCCTCCTCGCCTCCCTCCTCCGCCGCGTGCCGTTCCCCGGGGACGCCTGCTTGCTCGATGTCTTGCACGAGCACGCCTCGTTTATTGCCGACGAAGAGCCCCAGCTCCTCGCCACCGCCGTGTACGCCTTCCTCCGACTCCTTTCCAGAAACCGCTTCGTTTCGGCCTCAGGTAGCGTCGAGTTGAAGGATTGCGAGGAGTGCAAGGGTGCCAAAAACCTGCAAGAATGCAGGGCAAAGCTGGTGTCTTTCTGCATCTCCATGCTGCAGGATCACTTCCAAGTGTGCGCACTGCTCGGAAGGGACCTTGTAAGGTCGCTCCACGAGCTGGCGCTGGTGCCGGAGTTCCAGGTGTTGTGGCGAGACTTGATACTTGACCATGCTGCCAATGTCTGTCGGATCGGCACACCCCGTTGGTGCACTGTCGTTTCCATCACGTCAGAGATGGAGACGCAGCTCTTGTTCATGATGAACAATGTGAAGTGGGGGGATCAGAAGAGGTACCAGCTGTGGTTCGCAAGGAAGCACCTGATGGTGCCTGGAGGGGAGGAGAGGATCCCCGACATTGTAAGGTTCATATGCTGCGGGCACCACCCGACCAACGAGGTCATGAAATCTGGTGTCATTGCTCGCTGGGCGGTTGTAGGTTGGCTGCTGACGAGTTGCAGCAAGGGTTATGTTGTGGCGAATGTGAAGCTGGCGCTGTTCTATGACTGGTTGTTCTTCGAGGACGGGATGGGTAGTGTCATGAATATTGAACCTGCTATGCTCCTGATGGTGAATTCAGTGTCTCAGTACGCTGATATCACGAACATGCTGCTTGAGTTCTTGTTTCTTCTGATTGACAACTATGATGTGCAGAGGAAGGAGGCGATTGCACGCTGTGTGAGGAGTGCGTTTGGGGTGCTGGTGAAGAAAGGAGTGGTTCCGTCATTGGAGCCATTGACAGGTTGTGACAAGTTATCACCACTGCTGAGGCAAAAGCTTCTGGCATTTTTATCTGATACTTGTGAGGCAGCTGAAGAAGCTTGTGGGAAGACAATCAATGAGGTTTCTAAAGGAACAGAGTTGAACAAGAGAATTTGCTGA